From a region of the Solanum stenotomum isolate F172 chromosome 2, ASM1918654v1, whole genome shotgun sequence genome:
- the LOC125856863 gene encoding T-complex protein 1 subunit epsilon, with product MALAFDEFGRPFIIIKEQEQKTRLRGLDAQKANISSGKAVARILRTSLGPKGMDKMLQSPDGDVTITNDGATILEQMDVDNQIAKLMVELSRSQDYEIGDGTTGVVVMAGALLEQAEKLLERGIHPIRVAEGYEMASRIAVEHLERIANKFEFGVNEFEPLIQTCMTTLSSKIVNRCKRSMAEIAVKAVLAVADLERKDVNLDLIKVEGKVGGKLEDTELIYGIVVDKDMSHPQMPKQIQDANIAILTCPFEPPKPKTKHKVDIDTVEKFQTLRLQEQKYFDDMVQKCKDVGATLVICQWGFDDEANHLLMHRNLPAVRWVGGVELELIAIATGGRIVPRFQELTPEKLGRAGLVREKSFGTTKDRMIYIEHCANSRAVTIFIRGGNKMMIEETKRSIHDALCVARNLIRNNSIVYGGGSAEISCSIAVEAAADKHPGVEQYAIRAFADALDSIPMALAENSGLQPIETLSAVKSQQIKENNPWCGIDCNDVGTNDMREQNVFETLIGKQQQILLATQVVKMILKIDDVISPSEY from the exons ATGGCGCTGGCGTTTGATGAGTTTGGTAGGCCATTCATAATTATCAAGGAACAAGAGCAGAAAACCCGATTAAGAGGCCTTGATGCTCAAAAAGCCAATATTTCCTCTGGCAAAGCGGTAGCTCGCATTCTCCGTACTTCTCTTGGTCCTAAGGGCATGGATAAGATGCTTCAGAGCCCTGACGGCGATGTCACTATCA CAAATGATGGTGCAACTATCCTGGAGCAGATGGATGTTGACAATCAGATTGCAAAGTTGATGGTTGAGTTGTCACGAAGTCAAGATTATGAAATTGGTGATGGAACTACTGGAGTTGTTGTCATGGCTGGGGCACTTCTAGAACAAGCAGAAAAGTTGTTAGAACGTGGTATTCACCCTATTCGAGTTGCAGAAGGATATGAAATGGCTTCTCGGATAGCAGTTGAGCACTTGGAGCGtattgcaaataagtttgaattTGGTGTGAATGAGTTTGAGCCTTTGATTCAAACCTGCATGACTACTTTGTCTTCTAAGAT TGTGAACAGATGCAAACGTAGCATGGCTGAGATCGCTGTCAAAGCAGTTCTAGCTGTTGCAGATCTAGAGAGGAAGGATGTTAATCTGGACTTAATCAAAGTCGAGGGAAAAGTTGGTGGAAAATTAGAGGATACAGAGCTAATATACGGAATTGTAGTTGACAAAGATATGAGTCATCCTCAGATGCCAAAGCAAATCCAGGATGCAAATATTGCCATTTTGACTTGTCCTTTTGAGCCtccaaaaccaaaaaccaaGCATAAGGTTGACATTGATACTGTGGAAAAATTTCAGACTTTACGCCTACAGGAGCAGAAGTATTTTGATGACATGGTTCAGAAATGCAAG GATGTTGGTGCCACTTTAGTTATTTGTCAGTGGGGTTTCGATGATGAAGCAAACCACTTACTAATGCATAGAAATCTGCCTGCTGTTAGATGGGTAGGTGGTGTGGAGTTGGAGCTGATAGCAATTGCTACAG GTGGGAGAATTGTGCCGAGGTTTCAAGAGTTGACACCTGAAAAACTTGGCCGG GCTGGTCTGGTTAGAGAGAAATCATTTGGAACAACAAAGGACAGGATGATTTACATTGAACATTGTGCAAATTCAAGGGCCGTGACAATATTTATCCGTGGTG GTAACAAGATGATGATTGAGGAGACAAAACGTAGTATCCATGATGCTTTGTGTGTGGCTAGAAATCTTATTCGCAATAACTCCATTGTATATGGTGGTGGTTCAGCTGAGATCTCTTGCTCAATTGCAGTGGAAGCAGCAGCTGATAAACACCCAGGAGTTGAGCAG TATGCTATCAGGGCATTTGCTGATGCTTTGGATTCTATCCCAATGGCACTTGCTGAGAATAGTGGTCTCCAACCCATTGAAACTCTATCTGCTGTCAAATCTCAGCAAATTAAG GAAAACAATCCTTGGTGTgggatagattgtaatgatgttgGAACAAATGACATGCGTGAGCAAAATGTCTTTGAGACACTGATTGGGAAGCAACAGCAGATTTTGCTTGCAACACAGGTTGTTAAGATGATTTTAAAGATTGACGATGTCATTAGTCCGTCtgaatattaa